The genome window TAGCAATCACTTGAAATTGTTCTTTTGCTAGCTCAATCGTTGATAGAAATCCAAAGCCACTTGACGCTCCAGTAATTATTGCTACTTTTTTCATAGGGCCTCCTGTGTTTACGGTTTACTTAAGTGTACTTTCAGATGTCTATTCTATTCAATAGGTAATTTTCAATAATTATGTAAAGCTAGCATACATTGATATAGTAACTACCTCAAATGTGAAGGAAGGATAAATGAATGTATCCAAATTCTTATTTTTCTTATCAAAATGGATTAGTCCAACATAGGTCTGCAAATCACTATAAAAGCCCAATCATAGAAGTGGAAGGGATTGGACAACTCAAGGTAAGGCCTGATATTGTTAGTGTAAGATTTGGTGTGTTAACGGAAGGTATGGACGTTCAAAATGCACAAGACGAAAATGCAAAGATAATAAATGATATTATTGAAGCTATCGTGAATGCTGGGGTTCAAAAAAATCAAATTGAAACAGTATCATTCTCTGTTAGTCCACAATATCAATACACAAACAATGAAAAAATACTACAAGGCTATGAAGTGAGACATCTCCTCTCTGTGAGGCTAGATGATGTGCAAAAGGCAGGAGTGATCTACGATATTGCTTTTAATGAAGGTGCCAATATTGCTGAAAATCCAATCTTTATGGTCGAGAATGAACAAGCCTACCAGATGGAAGCTTTACAGAAAGCTTTGCAGAATGCAGTTATTAAAGCCACTACTATAGCAAATACCCTTGGTGTGACTTTAAGTCAACAACCATTACGTGTAGAGGAAATTAGTACAAATTTCATCCCAAGAGAGTATGGTGTACAGGAGGTAGCTGCAAGTATGGGGACAGCGACTCCTATTCAAGTAAGAGAGATTGAATTTCAAGCAAGAGTAGAGGTTCAGTTTACTTTTCATTAACTTAGGAAAACAATAAGACAGTAGATAATACTGTCTTATTGTTTTGAAATGTAGGATATTTTTTAGTTAGTAAAATGAAGGGATGTAGCAGGTATGAAAGTAAATTGGTTAATCATTTTTTGTTTAGTAATCTGTGTCGGGTGTGCCGGTGACCGTATACAAAATGAAACAATTGAAGTATTCAAAGATCAGCCTGAGATTATTTCTATACAACTAGATATTCCGTGGTCCATTTCAAAGGTAGGGAGATCTTTATTTATAACTGAGCGAAAGGGAACCCTTTTAAAGGTTGATGAAGAAACGAAGCAAATAATACCACAGGAGCTGAGTTTGAATAAAAAGATTTATCATATAGGAGAAGGAGGTTTATTAGGATTTACATTAACACCTGATTTTGAAACTAGTAAGGAAGCTTACATATATCATACATATGAAGAAAATAATGAAATACTAAATCGTGTAGTATTAATTGAAAGAGCAGGGGATGTATGGGTTGAGCAAAGATCTGTACTCGAAAATATACCAGGTGGACGAATACATAATGGAGGTAGACTTAAGTTTGGCCCTGATGGATATCTTTATATCACAACTGGTGATGCTGGTGTTCCAGACAATGCACAGAACTTGGTTAATCTTTCTGGTAAAATTTTGCGGATGGAGAGAGATGGTTCTATTCCGAGTAATAACCCATTTGATAATTCCTATATCTATTCTTATGGTCACAGAAACCCGCAAGGACTCACTTGGGATGGTGAAAATAATCTATATGCAACAGAACATGGACAAAGTGCTCATGATGAAATTAATTTGGTACGACCTGGACGAAACTATGGCTGGCCAATTATTGAGGGTAATGAAAAATCACCTGGTTTAGAAACGCCACTTTTCCAATCGGGCAAAGATACGTGGGCACCATCTGGGGTTGACTATTATAATGGAAAACTTTATGTAGCTACTTTAAGAGGACAAAGTGTTCGAAGTTTCGATTTAGATACTATGGAGATAAGCATTGAATATAATCAATCAGGTAGAATGAGGGATATCCTTATTCATGATAACACTTTATATGCTTTGACAAATAATAAAGACGGTAGGGGAAGCCCACAAGAAGATGATGATAAGTTAATGAAAGTTAATATTGATTAAAGGAGGTAATAATCCCCCCTTTAACAATGCGTTTTTATCCCTATCTTCGATGTTCAATAAAGGATGATGTATAAACATTTGAAATTATCTGGAAACGATGTACAATAAAAGAAAAGATAGAAAAGGGGGATAATATGGATATTAAGATGAACCGAGAAAATACACTCGTTGAAGCACTTGGAATTGAGTTTAAGGAGCTTTCACCAGAGCGAGTGGTTGCAACAATGCCTGTAAATGAAAAAACTCGTCAACCATTTGGAATTCTACATGGGGGTGCTTCAGTAGCACTAGCTGAAACAGTTGCCAGTGTAGGTACCTACAACTTAGTGGATCAAGAAACAGAAGCATGTGCTGGACTTGAGATTAATGCAAATCATATAAAGTCGAAGAAGGACGGGATTGTGACTGCAATTGCAACTCCATTACATAAAGGTCGGACAACAATGGTATGGGACATTAAAATCGTGGATGAAGAAGAAAATCTAATATGTGTTTCAAGATGCACAATGGCTGTTTTAAAACTTAAAAAATAACGTAAAAACCGAGATGACTAGTCTGTCACCTCGGTTTTATTTATGATTTTACTTTTTGTTTTACTTTTAAATCATCTCTAACACTATTCTCCCATAGAGGAACCCCAGAATTATATGCTGCACGACTAATTAGATGTCCAGCTACTGGTGCTGTTAAAAAGATGAATACAATCGCTAAAATTAATCTTGAATTCATATAGCCATTTTCTAGCCAAAAGAACAAAAAGGTACCGAACAAAATGAACAGAACTCCTAATGTTGCACTTTTTGATGCTGCATGATTACGAGTATAAATATCCGGCAAACGAATTAAACCAATCATAGTTATAATACTAATTACTGATCCTAGAAGGATAATTACCGCAAAAGTAATTTTAAGAGTTTCGATCACGTTCTATGACGACTCCCTTCTCAAGAAACTTAGCAAAAGATACGGTTCCAATAAAGGCAACAATACCTATTAAGAGTATGACTTCCAAGAAAGCTTCCGTTCTTAGAAGGACAGAAGTAATAGCGGTAATTCCAACTAAGTTAATTCCGATAGCATCCAATGCAATAACACGATCTGGTACCGTTGGACCTTTTACCACTCGGTATAAGAACCCAAGAGTTGCAACCGATAAAAGCAGTAAAGATACGTTTAAAATAATATCTACCATTATCGGCTCACCTCCTTGATTGCTTTTTCAAATGTATTTTTTATTGTATTAATCGAGCTGTTTACATCCGGTACATCCATAGCATGAATGTAAAGGGTTTTCTTGTCATCTGACACGTCAATCACAAGTGTTCCGGGTGTTAAGGTAATTAAATTTGATAAAACCGCGATTTCCCAGTCTTCTTCAAGTTCTATTGGTAAAGCAAAAATCCCGGGTTTTGCATCAAATTTTGGTTTTAAGACGATCTTTAAAATTTCAAAATTTGATAATATAAGTTCTTTTATAAATAACAAAATTAGCTTAATTACAGCATAAATATTTGCCAAGTAGAAGCGGTGATTAAAAAATCGCCGAAGGATAAAAATCATTAATAAACCTACGAGGTAACCTGCAAAAAATGCTGCAAAATCATACGAGTTGGTTAAAAACATCCATGTAAACGCAATAAGTATATTAAGTAATAGTTGAAAGGCCATTTTTCACTATCCCCCTAACACAGCTTGAATATAGATTGAAGGGTTCATTAGTGTTTCAGCAGCTTCGCTTATATAAGGATAGAACCAATCGGCACCTACTCCAAGAATAATTGATATTGAAAGTAATAGAGCGCATGGGTACAATAACCCTTTTGTTGTACCTTTTTCTTCTTCTTTAGCTAATTTTGTTTCTCCCCAGAATCCATTCAAAAAGATCTTAAAAACTGAGTAGAGCACAAGCAAGCTTGATAATAATACCAATCCGGCTAGCCAATAGTGTTCACTTTCAAAACCACCAGTTACAATTAATAGCTTACCTACAAATCCACTTAGTGGTGGGATTCCGGCTAAAGTTACAGCTGCAACAAAAAACATCCAGCCTAGTAAAGGATGATTTCTGATTAATCCTCCCATTTCCTTTAAGTTATTTGTTCCAGTAATAACAATCATGGCTCCTACTAATAAAAATAGTGCAGCCTTTATGACCATATCATGAACAACATAAAAGATAGCTCCAGATAAGGCAGTTGTAGAGAATGCAGCCAATCCAGCTAAAATGACTCCGACAGCCGTCATAATATTATAGATGATTATTTTCTTAACATCCCAATATGCGATAGCACCGATAACACCTACAATAATAGTGAAACCAGCTAGTATTCCTATAATTGTATGAGTAAATGCAACATCCTGATTAAAAATCAATGTAAACACGCGGATAATTGAGTACACTCCGACTTTTGTTAAAAGTGCGCCAAAAAAAGCAGTAATTGGCGTTGGAGGTGCTTGATAAGATCCAGGTAACCAAAAGAATAGAGGGAATATTGCAGCTTTCATTCCAAATACGACTAAGAATAAAATGGCAATAACCGTGATTATTCCTTCATTACCGATCTCATTAATTCGAACTGATAAATCTGCCATATTTAATGTACCAGTAACCGCATATAGATAAGCGACAGCTGTAACAAACAAAGCAGAGGAAACAATGTTAACTAAAATATACTTAATTGATTCTCTTAACTGAATTTTTGTGCCACCTAATACTATTAATACATAAGAAGACATCAGCATAACTTCAAAGAATACAAAAAGATTGAAAATATCACCAGTTAAAAATGCACCAAGTATTCCTACAATCAAAAATTGGACGACCGAGTAATAGTAAAATCGCTCTCTATCAATGCCAATTGATTTGAAGGAATACAAGATACACGCTAAAGAAACAATGGAAGTAGTAAAGACAAGAATAGAAGCGAATAAATCTGCAACTAAAACGATTCCAAACGGTGCTTTCCAATTTCCTAAGTTTAAGGTTTGGATCCCATTATCATAAACGAATTGTACCAAGTAACCCGAGACAATAACAGTTAATACAGCTGAAAGAGCACTTATCCATTTTTGAGCTAGGATATACTTATGTAGGAATATTAAAGCAATCCCAGCTAATAATGGAATAAGCAGTGGTAGTATTACTAAATTATTCATTACGATCAGTTCCCCTCAATTTGTCCATGTTATCTGTTCCAAGTTCTTGGTAAGAGCGATAGGCTAGTACTAAGAAGAAAGCAGTAACACCAAAGCTAATAACAATCGCTGTCAAAATTAAAGCCTGAGGCAGCGGGTCTGTATAAGCACTGGCATTTTCTCCAAGTAACGGTGCAGCCCCTCTTTTTAATCCTCCCATTGTTAGTAGTAACAAATGTGCTCCATGGCTTAGAAGTCCAGTTCCAATAATGATACGTATTAAACTTTTAGATAAAATGAGGTAGGTTGCAGCAGTAAATAATATGCCGATGATAAAAGACATTACTATCTCCATTATTCATCCTCCCCAATTGTTTGTATGATGACCATAACAATTCCTACAACCACCAGGAAAACACCAATATCAAATAATACTGCTGTGGCAAGACCGGTTTTCCCGATGATCGGTAGATCAAAATAACCAAATGTATGTGTTAGAAATGGAACATCAAATAGAAATGCACCAACACCTGTTCCAACTGCAATCAGTAATCCTAATGCTGTCATGCTGATGAAATTGAATGGGAGTATGCTACGGACCGTCTTCATGTCAAAAGCTAATAACAGTAAAACAATTGCTCCAGCAGCCATCAGTCCGCCAATAAACCCACCACCTGCCGTATAGTGACCAGCCAAGAACAGGTTGATTGCATATGCAAAAATGATGAAGACAAGAATCTTCGTCATCGTTTGAAGAATTACATCGTTTGTTTTCATCCTTGTCTCCCCCTTGTTAGACGGAGTTTTATCATTGAATAGATCCCCAGTGCTCCGATACCAAGTACGACAATCTCAAATAAGGTATCAAACCCTCTAAAGTCTACAAGTATAACATTTACCATATTTTTACCACCGGCTTCAGTGTAACTTGCATCAACATAATAACTTGATATCGAGTCAAAAAGTCTTGTGCTATTTGCTGATAAAGCGATTAAAGTAACAACAGTTCCAACACCTAAAGAAATAAGTAAGTTCGTAAGTCGGAAAGAAAGTCGCTTTTGTTGTTTCTTATACTCAGGCAAATGGTAAAAACAAAGTAAGAATAATGCTACAGATACTGTTTCTACTAATAGTTGAGTTAATGCTAAGTCCGGTGCCCTAAATAACACGAAGAATAAAGCAATCGTGTAACCAACGGCTCCAAGAGCAATAATTGCTGATAACCGAGACTTTGAAAATAATATTGTTAATACTCCTGCTACTAAAACCAAGGCTAAAACAACTTCATATAATCCTACTGGCGCTGCCGCAGTAAAATCTACAATAAAAGCATTCTTGGTCAGTAAAGAACCACCCAATGCGAAAATCATAAAACCAAATATAAAAACTAGGTAATTTCTAATAAAGCCTGTCATGTAAAGACTATTTAGTTTGGTTGCTGATCTTTCCATGGATATTAGCCCGTGGTCATATAAATTATTAAGTGTTAAGCGCTTTGGAAATAGGTCATACAAGCCAGACCACTTTGTTAATGTTAAAAATAGGGCTGACCCTATACCTACTACTCCAATAGTCATAAATAACTCAAGGTTCCAACCGTGCCAAAAGTAGATCTTTGTATTGAACGATCCCATTTCCAGAAGAGTAGGGTGAATGGACACCATTGCCGGTTCTATTAAACTCTGTGCAATGAGGTTCGGAAAGAAAGCAATAATAATTACTAATGAAGCTAAAACAATTGGTGATATTAGCATACCGATTGGAGCTTCATGTGGTTTCTTATCAAGTTCCTCTGGTTTGTATTTTCCTGTAAAGGTTTTGAATACCAAAATCATGCTGTAAATGAACGTAAAAATACTTGCAATCCAAGCCAGTATTGGAAACAGAATTCCCCAAGTTTCGAAATTAAAAATATCTAATGTGGATGCGTGAAGCATCGCAGTAAAGAACATCTCTTTACTAAGGAAACCGTTAAAAGGTGGTAAACCAGCCATTGAGAACGAACCAATGATTGCTAATGTAAATGTTATCGGCATTAATGTCATTAAACCGCCCAATTTACGGATATCCCTTGTTCCTGTTTCATGATCAACAATTCCTACAACCATAAATAGACTACCCTTGAAAGTTGCGTGATTGATTAAGTGAAAAATTGCTGCAGTTGTAGCAATTAAATAGATATTGTCATCAAGATAGTCATAATGTAAGGCTGCTGCTCCGATTCCTAGCATTGACATAATCATCCCTAACTGACTAATTGTCGAAAAGGCAAGGATTGATTTTAAATCGGTTTGTTTTACAGCGGAGAATGACCCCCAGAAAAGGGTGATGATTCCAAATCCAGCAACGAGCCATAACCATTCTGCTGACCCGGCGAAAACAGGACTTAATCTTGCTACAAGGTAGATACCTGCTTTTACCATTGTAGCTGAGTGTAAATAAGCACTTACCGGAGTAGGAGCTTCCATAGCATCCGGCAACCAAATATGAAATGGAAACTGAGCAGATTTTGTAAAAGCTCCAAGTAGCACTAGCAATAATGCTGGAATAAATAAAGGATGTGAAGGAATTGTATCTGCTTGTGCAATTAATTCACGAATACTAAAAGTATCAGCCATCATACCTAAAAGAATAAAACCAGCTAACATTGATAAACCGCCAAACACAGTGATTAGCATTGATTTTTGGGCACCATATCTTGATTTCTCTCGATGATACCAATATCCAATAAGTAAGAAGGAAGATAAACTGGTTAACTCCCAGAAAGTATAAAGAACAATTAGATTATCAGATAAGACAACCCCAAGCATTGCTCCCATAAACATTAATAGATAAACATAAAACGTATGTAAGGATTCTTTGTCCTTCGACAAATAATAAATGGAATATAAGACAACAAGTGCTCCAATTCCTGTAATCAAAAGGGCAAATAACAGCCCTAGTCCATCCACATATACTGTGAAATCGATTCCTAGTGATGGTATCCAGGATAATGTCTTTGTTGTTGGGTTACCCTCTACATTACCTTTTATAAACTGTAAAAGATAAATGAATAAGATGACCGGTAAAACAAGGACGAACCACCCAGTATGAATCTTCCTGAAATGCTTATATAACAGCGGAATGAAAACCGCCAGCAAAAAAGGAGACAAAATGGCTAAATGTAACAATGACAATGTAGTACCCCCCTATTTATTTTTAGACGTTCACTAATCCTTAGTAAACATCAAGAATTAGTATGTATACCTTACTAGGAAAATTATATACTAAACTAATTTAAC of Cytobacillus luteolus contains these proteins:
- a CDS encoding SIMPL domain-containing protein — translated: MYPNSYFSYQNGLVQHRSANHYKSPIIEVEGIGQLKVRPDIVSVRFGVLTEGMDVQNAQDENAKIINDIIEAIVNAGVQKNQIETVSFSVSPQYQYTNNEKILQGYEVRHLLSVRLDDVQKAGVIYDIAFNEGANIAENPIFMVENEQAYQMEALQKALQNAVIKATTIANTLGVTLSQQPLRVEEISTNFIPREYGVQEVAASMGTATPIQVREIEFQARVEVQFTFH
- a CDS encoding PQQ-dependent sugar dehydrogenase codes for the protein MKVNWLIIFCLVICVGCAGDRIQNETIEVFKDQPEIISIQLDIPWSISKVGRSLFITERKGTLLKVDEETKQIIPQELSLNKKIYHIGEGGLLGFTLTPDFETSKEAYIYHTYEENNEILNRVVLIERAGDVWVEQRSVLENIPGGRIHNGGRLKFGPDGYLYITTGDAGVPDNAQNLVNLSGKILRMERDGSIPSNNPFDNSYIYSYGHRNPQGLTWDGENNLYATEHGQSAHDEINLVRPGRNYGWPIIEGNEKSPGLETPLFQSGKDTWAPSGVDYYNGKLYVATLRGQSVRSFDLDTMEISIEYNQSGRMRDILIHDNTLYALTNNKDGRGSPQEDDDKLMKVNID
- a CDS encoding hotdog fold thioesterase, whose product is MNRENTLVEALGIEFKELSPERVVATMPVNEKTRQPFGILHGGASVALAETVASVGTYNLVDQETEACAGLEINANHIKSKKDGIVTAIATPLHKGRTTMVWDIKIVDEEENLICVSRCTMAVLKLKK
- the mnhG gene encoding monovalent cation/H(+) antiporter subunit G; this translates as MIETLKITFAVIILLGSVISIITMIGLIRLPDIYTRNHAASKSATLGVLFILFGTFLFFWLENGYMNSRLILAIVFIFLTAPVAGHLISRAAYNSGVPLWENSVRDDLKVKQKVKS
- a CDS encoding Na(+)/H(+) antiporter subunit F1 produces the protein MVDIILNVSLLLLSVATLGFLYRVVKGPTVPDRVIALDAIGINLVGITAITSVLLRTEAFLEVILLIGIVAFIGTVSFAKFLEKGVVIERDRNS
- a CDS encoding Na+/H+ antiporter subunit E; this encodes MAFQLLLNILIAFTWMFLTNSYDFAAFFAGYLVGLLMIFILRRFFNHRFYLANIYAVIKLILLFIKELILSNFEILKIVLKPKFDAKPGIFALPIELEEDWEIAVLSNLITLTPGTLVIDVSDDKKTLYIHAMDVPDVNSSINTIKNTFEKAIKEVSR
- a CDS encoding Na+/H+ antiporter subunit D; translation: MNNLVILPLLIPLLAGIALIFLHKYILAQKWISALSAVLTVIVSGYLVQFVYDNGIQTLNLGNWKAPFGIVLVADLFASILVFTTSIVSLACILYSFKSIGIDRERFYYYSVVQFLIVGILGAFLTGDIFNLFVFFEVMLMSSYVLIVLGGTKIQLRESIKYILVNIVSSALFVTAVAYLYAVTGTLNMADLSVRINEIGNEGIITVIAILFLVVFGMKAAIFPLFFWLPGSYQAPPTPITAFFGALLTKVGVYSIIRVFTLIFNQDVAFTHTIIGILAGFTIIVGVIGAIAYWDVKKIIIYNIMTAVGVILAGLAAFSTTALSGAIFYVVHDMVIKAALFLLVGAMIVITGTNNLKEMGGLIRNHPLLGWMFFVAAVTLAGIPPLSGFVGKLLIVTGGFESEHYWLAGLVLLSSLLVLYSVFKIFLNGFWGETKLAKEEEKGTTKGLLYPCALLLSISIILGVGADWFYPYISEAAETLMNPSIYIQAVLGG
- a CDS encoding Na(+)/H(+) antiporter subunit C, which encodes MEIVMSFIIGILFTAATYLILSKSLIRIIIGTGLLSHGAHLLLLTMGGLKRGAAPLLGENASAYTDPLPQALILTAIVISFGVTAFFLVLAYRSYQELGTDNMDKLRGTDRNE
- a CDS encoding Na(+)/H(+) antiporter subunit B translates to MKTNDVILQTMTKILVFIIFAYAINLFLAGHYTAGGGFIGGLMAAGAIVLLLLAFDMKTVRSILPFNFISMTALGLLIAVGTGVGAFLFDVPFLTHTFGYFDLPIIGKTGLATAVLFDIGVFLVVVGIVMVIIQTIGEDE
- a CDS encoding Na+/H+ antiporter subunit A; protein product: MSLLHLAILSPFLLAVFIPLLYKHFRKIHTGWFVLVLPVILFIYLLQFIKGNVEGNPTTKTLSWIPSLGIDFTVYVDGLGLLFALLITGIGALVVLYSIYYLSKDKESLHTFYVYLLMFMGAMLGVVLSDNLIVLYTFWELTSLSSFLLIGYWYHREKSRYGAQKSMLITVFGGLSMLAGFILLGMMADTFSIRELIAQADTIPSHPLFIPALLLVLLGAFTKSAQFPFHIWLPDAMEAPTPVSAYLHSATMVKAGIYLVARLSPVFAGSAEWLWLVAGFGIITLFWGSFSAVKQTDLKSILAFSTISQLGMIMSMLGIGAAALHYDYLDDNIYLIATTAAIFHLINHATFKGSLFMVVGIVDHETGTRDIRKLGGLMTLMPITFTLAIIGSFSMAGLPPFNGFLSKEMFFTAMLHASTLDIFNFETWGILFPILAWIASIFTFIYSMILVFKTFTGKYKPEELDKKPHEAPIGMLISPIVLASLVIIIAFFPNLIAQSLIEPAMVSIHPTLLEMGSFNTKIYFWHGWNLELFMTIGVVGIGSALFLTLTKWSGLYDLFPKRLTLNNLYDHGLISMERSATKLNSLYMTGFIRNYLVFIFGFMIFALGGSLLTKNAFIVDFTAAAPVGLYEVVLALVLVAGVLTILFSKSRLSAIIALGAVGYTIALFFVLFRAPDLALTQLLVETVSVALFLLCFYHLPEYKKQQKRLSFRLTNLLISLGVGTVVTLIALSANSTRLFDSISSYYVDASYTEAGGKNMVNVILVDFRGFDTLFEIVVLGIGALGIYSMIKLRLTRGRQG